agcgcaagcgcaatGCGCAAGTTGACTTGCCCCAGAAGCAAGTCAAACCTTCCACGACACTGACACCGCCTCCTGATGGGACCGGCAAAGAACCGATGCATATTAATGCCATCGTTTCGGACGAAGACCTTGAGGTCACAGTGGAAACACTCACAGCACTGGCGGAACACCCCAATTTGACCAAGTCCAAGGCATGCAAGGACCTTCGTGTTGCAGTTTACGATTTTCGTCAGGCCTGTACCACGGGTGTCAATAACGCTGGTACAGTCGGCTCCTGCCCTGTCGGTCCATCTCCTTGACGTTTAGAGGCTAACCTTGCCACAGAGGGTGCAAATTTGACTGCTCGAATCACTGGTGCGTTGGCCGACGGAAAATACTTGGACGCGAAAATCTTGCTGGCTGAGATGAGAATTCGTGGGGAGCAACCGAAAATTGGAGCATTGTGTCGTTGGGTGCGAGACTTGGATGTTGTCAGCGGTCTCTCCACCAAACCGGGCGAGACGAATCTCGAGGTGAAGCGTAGTGCAAAAGATCTCGAGCTTCTGGGTGTACTGGATGCTATCTTGCGAGTTAGCACGCCGATCGACACAAACACACAAGCCGCCCTGACCACGTCTCCAATCGCATTTCAATCTATCTGGGACCTTCGTCCATCCACTGCTCCCCTACCAATTTACGCCTCGGTCCTTGATCAATCAATTCTGGCAGAGGCTCCCAAATCACCATCTGCCTTGCGGATCATTGAAACCACACCTGGTCCGATGCGGAAACCTCCCAATCACCACCCGGCGATTCTCTACACTACCGAGCCAAATGCCGTCTCTTTGGCCCCCGTGGGGCCGACTATTACATACCATCCTCATCCCGTCGTGCCGGGGCTTGGTATCGCTATGAATGTCCTGTCTCCATCCGAGTGTAAGGCGATCATCGCGGCCGGTGAGACTGTAAACTTCATTCCCGACGCACCTCTTCGCGAGGACGGTGATGTGAGCATCTTAGCCCATAACTTTTACTGGGTTGTGGACACCGCTTTCCATGATTTGCTCTGGGCTCGCATTTCACCATATGTGCCCGCCTCGATTAATGGTCGGCTGGTCCGAGGCATCAATCGTCGCTTCCGAGTGTACAGGTATGTGCCAGGTGCAGAGTACCGGTGTCACATCGATGGAGCCTGGCCACCCTCCGGCATTCTGCCCGACGACACGTATGTCTATGATTCGTCGCCCGAGGACAACAAGCAGAGCTCCATGTATACATTCTTACTCTATCTGAACGATGAGTTTGAGGGCGGAGAAACCACCTTCTTCCTGCCTGCCGCTCGAGAAGGCACGCTTAATGCCTACCCTGTACGTCCTGTCATGGGGTCTGTTGCAATCTTCCCTCATGGAGAGGCCAATGGGGCTCTCCTTCACGAGGGAACCGGCGTTCGAAAGGGTGCCAAGTACATCATCCGAACCGATGTGGAATATGATGTTAAGCCGTCTCAGTGAGGTTTGCTCACACACATATGGGTTTTGTAAATTAAAGACATATCACAAAAGCGACTTGCTACTTGACTCGGCGCAATGATGAATTATGACCAAAGAGAGGACACACCATCCCGACAGCCCGACAGTAGCATCGTGCTGCATCTGGTTGGTTTTCTGTGGTCCTCCAGAGCCGGAAATTTCCAGCACATATTTCAACTAAAAGCGCACGCTGGACAGTTACGGACCCGTGCAGTGGTCAGAGTCAATAACGTTCCAGCTTAGCCAATCTAGAACGATGCACAATCTCAGAGAAGAGATCATGTAACCCTAAGACGCATACCTCTGGGCGTGCTTGATTGTTTGAGACACATGACGGTTTGGATCTACGTCGGCGACGAAGTGCTCTTTGACCACAAGTTTGTTCTCTACTTTCCCACGGAGCcagctttttcttctcttctgtTTTACTTAAAGAGCCTGGATTGACCTTTGCACACGCCGGCACAGTGGTCATTGCCAAGTGCATCCTGCAACGTCCATCAGGCTCGCCGAATACCCGGCGTCTCGCAAGAAGCCTGTTTtgcccttcttttccaggCGATATGACTCTCGATTCATTCTCCCAGCTCAtcctgcttctccttgatgttGGCCCTGGCGACCCCATTCCGCCTCACCACGCATCGACTATCAGGGCGACACTCGTGCAGTGTTCATTCGATGGCTTGGCGGATTCATCGTTGCCCACATCACACCAGGACACCAATCTCCTCAgccaagctcaagaagatggagccaAACTCCAGGAAATGATTGACAACCCTCAAATGGCCTGCCCCGTCAATCGATCCAACATCACCTTATCAGTCCTGGACCCGGATGCATGGCATATCATCATTCGCCCAGGCGAGACACCCCCCCAGGGCTTCTTCACTCGATCCTTGGCTGCCCTGGCTCTCCCATCTACCGGCTACTGGACTGTGATGTTCAGTCACTTTTGCCCTCCCAGCGATGAAACGGACAATATCTGGAGAGGACGCGTTGCTCCTGGAGTGATCTTCATCGAGGACATTGAAAGAAGGAACTTTGGGCCCTGGTCCTCGGAATTGACGCAGCTTGCGTATGAGACGCTAGGCCCGCTTTTCACCCTACGCACCATTTTTGTCACCAATGTCGTCAACACGAGCACGCGCCCCGTTGCTGAGCAGATTTGGAAGGACACATCCACGAACGTGTGTGTTTACGGCACACGGGAGTACCAGATGCTGCTGGGGACGCGGATCGGCAAGACTATTGCCTACTTTATTCTCGGGGCGTTTGGTCAGGGAAGTCGTCGAATCTCTCGTATTGTCATTTGGTGGGCCGGACAGGCGTCTGACATATTGCAGATGCGATTCGATGTGGAGGACATCTAGGTCGCTCGACTGACCTCAATATCGGGTATGCGAATTTTATTTACCCAAGTGATGCGGCTTGACAGACAGCTTTCAAAGCAGGCGGGAAAGAAATTTAACTACCATTTAATCAGATACGTCGAAGATGCATAGTACGTAGTTCAAAGGTGGGCGATCCAATAGTTACTCTTGTGAGTGGAATAGAACCAGAGTAGATCTGAGTTGGCTTTGAAGTTGAGGTAGCTAATTATCACTTACTTCAAAGGGCCTATGTTTCGTCCCTCTACTTGTATTGTGTCATGTAACCCTCAGGATATCCTACTAGCTGATCCACAAGCATAAGTCAAATAGTTCGGTAGTTGAGAGCAAGTTGATACGTGAAGCCTATAATAGATAAAAATAAAGAGTTCGCCAATCAATAGAAGTTGAGATACAATCCCATCATTAGAGAAAAACTCAACTTGAACTTGAACTTGTTGGTGGTCCCTTCGAAGACGGTATGTAGAAAAACGAGCGTCGTTCAATTCTACGATCTCTCGATGGAAGAGGTGCAAACGTCAAAGTTTCATCTGGTTTTTCATAATTCCAGCAGGTTATGAAGTCAACTTGGTTGGTATTCAGGGCTAATAAGTTGAGTGCGGAAATCGTTGGAAAAGCGGCTAACAATTGAACGTAGATCTCATCTGGATGCCATCGACTCATGAAAGGGATCTGCTCGGTGGGCGCTGGAAGCTTACAGACGACACGCGCAGTTCAAATGAGTGTTATGGAAGCCTAAGGGTCAAGTGATCTGTTAAGCAAGATTAGGTACTCAATGCCACATCTCCGTCTGAGTCTTAAAGTCATGGATGACTCAGACCTAAGTCAGTCTTGTATGACGATACCTGCAAAGCCGAACCTCACCCTACAGACGATGGGCGCTTTAGGAGACCCGGCACTTTGGAAAGAAGCTAGACGAAGAGTTTCTTTCTGACTAGTAAGTTTGCAGTAAACGAACACGAGTGAATAACAAGACTAGAGTCTCGATCCTTGAGAACTTTCAGGCCGATGCACTACCCAAGTGCGCCAGAATCACGCTCCCTGATCATCTGTTCAAGCCGCGCAACAGACCCCTgtacctcctcttccgttGGAAGATTGACGACCATCAGGTAGAGAACGTCCTTGtgcatgatcttcttgaagaTTGTCTTTCGAGACCCCCTGCGACCCACCCTTCGAGGTCCGCGGGCCGGACGTCCACGAGCGACACGTCGAGCATCTCTTGACTCGCGGATACCATCTCTTCGTGCTTGTCTGGCCTCTCGACGAGGGGTAGGGCTTACGGCTCCGCCGGTGAGGAGGGCGATGAGGGAGCCGCTGTTTGCTGGATGATTGGGATCATTGTAGCGGGAAACTAACTGCTCTCTGTTCGCCGAGGGAACAGCTAAAGAGGAGCCTTGATGCTCGTTTTCCTGGACACGTAGTCAGCGAGAAGATTTGGAATTCAAAAGACAAGTCAAAAGTAAAGAGGAATGGAACAAGACACAAGCTGCCTATCAGAACGTACGTAAAACGCCTGCCCTCGTCGGTCCAGGTAGTCTTGGACCCAGTTGCCAGCTTTCTTGAACTTGTCGAATGTGCCTTTCTCCTTGGCTTGGGCGGCGCCATCGCCCGTCAGAGCCGTTTCTGCGACTCGATCAAGATCAGGGAAGATGAGCTCCGCGGCTTCTGGAAGCTCGATATCCCCGCGGGTTTCGCCACTGGCCAATCGAATGTTTTGCATTCCCCTTTTCAGCTTCGACATCTCCGGATCAGGGTTGCTGTATTTGGCCACAGTCTGATTGAGATCGAGTCGCTGTGTGGAGTAGAGACTTTTCCCTACAGAACTGGCCAAGCCGTACAGGGGCGCACTGCTTTGATTGGGAATGTCATCTTTGAAGGCCATGATCATCGCAAAGAGTCCTCGTGGCATAAGTAAGTCCTGATTAACGCGGTCCAGAAAGTTGTTCCGGCGAGAACGAGTCTGCAGTTCTAGTGCCGCGCCAGCGACAACTTGCACGGCGGTACTGACAATCTGCGTGATCATTTCTGGAACGACACCAGCGATGGTGGCGGCCACCAAGACAATTTCGATCCACCCAGATGCCTCCAACAGTTCTCAGTGAgcttctcattctcatcgtAGTCATGAACACGGAAACCACATGCCGGGACAGGCTGCCAGTCACTCACCTCGCTTGCTTTATCCCATTTCTCGAGGAATTCCAGAAAGACTTCTTGCGAGATGCCGCAGTCGGCCAAAACTGGAGCATATGCACGCACGAAGCCTCGTCCTTTGTTTCGTGGTCGACGTTGAGGAAGAATCACGGGGCATGGAATCCGCCGAATGGGATGAGGAGGGGGGCCTGCCTTGCGGACCAGCTCTCgcaccatctcctcctctcttctGACCTTGACATCTTCCGATTCTGCACCAGCTGCCGCTTGCGACTGTTCATACGTGGGCGGATACAGCTGTGTGGCCATCTCATCTAATTCCCAGGCTGCTTCATCTTGGCCGAGGGCTTGCCGATCCTCGGCATCTGAATCCACCTCATCGTCGCTGACTGCGTCGGCGGGGTGGCCATGTCTCGATGGGTTCCTGGATGCCTCGGAGATATGATTTCTACCAGCTTCCTCGATCGGAGCCGCCGTGTTGCTGCTAGCGTCAACGGGCGCCTGGTCTGATCGCGATCGCGACCGAGATCGAGCTGCGTGAACCGCTTCCGAGGCCAATCCAAGGCCTGAGCCAAGCAATTTGCTGAGTATTGGCATATCCTGTTTACTCTTGCGATGGGAGAAACGGTGAGAATATTTTTTGTTCAATGAGGACAAGGTCAgatctcctccttctcccgccTTGTTATAACTCGAACGGGTCGTGGATAGATGTCAATTGGAGTAAGCAACTAAGCACTGTCTTGCTCACAGCCGCACCTCCGCCCCGTTTTCTCGCCCCCAAAATCCTGAAGTATCCTAAGATTATACAGGAGCGACGCGTATTGATTCTGGGGCTCATTCACTCAGCTGGCTGAGCTTGACTGAAGGATAGCAGATCCGCCTCATCCACCTTAGAGGTCCCGAGAATCCTCATCTCGAGAGTGCCCAAGGCTGCCACGGGAGTGGAGATGAACACTCTGTTTCTTTGAAGCCAATAAAATAGCGATGCAAGATGCGTCAAGACACATGAGCTGATGCTGCAAGTATCTCCGAAGGAAAGAATATAGGAAATCAGTGGCGACAAGAATCGAAGGAAGTGTGGCAGTGTCCCTTCTCGCAAACTCTATCATGATGGGCAGTGCTGTTCTCGGCGAAAAAGCTTCGCGCTTCGACCCTCCCGGCAGAACAAGTCTAAACAACTCCACACCCTCTTCTTTCGCATTGTGTCAAGTCTCACTAATGAAAGCAGAACAAGCACTGGGAGAGGTGATTCCTGACAAGTGTCTTTAGGCTGTTGGAACAGTGTCAGCTGTTCGACCACAATTGACGATCACGATCGGCCGCTTTCATTCTCGTGATTGCTCGGTTCGAAGTGACAGCAACGGCGTGCAAGGACTTTTGATTCTTCTCTTAGGCTATACCAGCCCCTCTTTTGGCAAAACTATGATATCGTGCAGCATTGCagccgaatttcttcacgGCAAAGTTGATGCGGGGGAATACCCCAGACTCTGTGCAGATCGTTCCCCCTTTTCAGCATTACAGCCGAAAGAGATGCTGGACTCCCCACCACGTTTCATCCGCCGTCAGGACTGTTTGCTGATTCCTCTATCTGTTGAAACGAAGGGAGGGTCGAGTCCAGACCCATCTGCAGGCCTTTTCACTTTTGGTCTCTCTCCGAAACACCGAGAGATTTAGCCGGAGCTTGATTGCCCAATGACACACAGCTGGATTAAACAAGCCTGCGTGCTGCATCTGGGATCTGGACAACTCTCTAGCTGGCGTTTGAAGAATTAGCCAAAATTCCGATGCTCGGTCGGAGGGGTAGGCAAAGGACCCTTTGGAAACGGAGGGCGAGAACATGCACAGGATGAACGAGAGCAACGTTCGATCGAGAGGAGTGCATAAAAGCAGGTTCACTTCTCGCACAGATGGCCGGAATGACAATCTCagcttctctctttccctctgcAACAACTGGCCGGCTTAAatactctctctctctctctttctttcgtGCTGATCGTATGGCCATTTGACCTTTCTCTCTACTACACATCACCTCAGCATGCATACCAAGCTTTTCGCCGCCTCGCTGTTGGGCCTCGGTGCTATTGCGGCCCCGTTGGAAGGCAGCGTTGAGAAACGCAGCTGTCCTTCTATCCACATTTTCGGAGCCCGTGAGACCTCCGTCAGCCCCGGATATGGCTCTGCCGGGACTGTGGTCAACTCGATCTTGAGCGCGTATCCCGGATCGACTGCCGAGGCAATCAACTATCCTGCCTGTGGTGGACAAGCCTCATGTGGATACCTGAGCTACTCCAACTCAGTCCAGCAGGGCATCAACGCGGTCACGACGGCCGTGAACCGCTTCAATTCCGAGTGCCCCAACTCGAAAATTGTGTTGGTCGGATACTCTCAGGTGCGTCCATCCATAGGCCCGGGTCTAGTCATTCTCGAGAAGTAGAAACGGATGTTAACGGGGAAATAATGAACAGGGAAGCGAGATTTTCGATGTGAACCtctgcggtggtggtgaccCGAACCAGGGCTTCAACAACAAAGCTGTGCTCCTGTCCTCGTCTGCAGTCAACATGGTCAAGGCTGCTATCTTCATGGGTGACCCCCTGTTCAAGGCCGGCTTGCCTTATGAGGTTGGCAGCTGCGCAGCTGGTGGGGTATGTGCTCATTCTCCTGGCGATCCATGGCCTCATTTTACATCCCTGCACCGTGAGGCATTCTAACcaattttcttctcttgtctAGTTTGATGCCCGCCCTTCTGGCTTCTATTGCCCCTCGGCCAGCAAGATCCAGTCTTACTGTGACGCTTCTGACCCTTACTGCTGCAATGGCAACAACGCTGCCACTCACCAGGGTTACGGTCGGGAGTACGGCTCCCAGGCGTTGGCCTTTGTCAAGTCCAAGCTTGGTTAAATCAAAGTATAAGCTTTCAAGCCGGCTGAGCGGGTCATGCCTTTGAAAACCATCGTTTGTATGAGAATCAGCGGCAATTTAGCTGAATCATTTCCGCGTCGTTGATGAGCTTTTATCTCTACGAATCAAGGCCAATGGCCCAGTATCACTGAATTCTCTGACTGGCGGAAATCAAAAATCGTAGACGCGTAAGGAGAACATCTGCTtgccttttgttttttttttctgcagaTGTCTCCGCGACTCAGCATCCCTTGATCTCaagggagatgatgaaacaCCAAATCCAACTCTTCCCCCAGCAAGTCGGCGGAGCACAACTCTTTTTGTGAGAGCTCCAATCCACCTTCTGACACTCCTTGGAGCAATAATACGCCCGCTTGCACCGCGCGCATCGCTGAAACGAATAATCCAACGACGGCGTAAATCCACAATAATTACAGCTCTGATCCACCTCGTCTCTGAACTGATCCCCAGGGAAAAAAGGCATCATCCTTTCCATCTCCTGTTCCATCGCACCCCACTTTCTCTCCCCGACCTCGATCATACTTCCCTCAGACACCGAGACTTGACACAGCTCTTGCCGCACTCCAATGGCTCGGAGTCGAGCGGAGACCGCCTCGCTCAGGGCCGGATTGTCGgtgctccagctccatggCGCCCAGGGCGTGTTGTTCTCACTCATTTGAGGGATGGACTCGGACTCGTCGAAGCGGGCGTTGAACGAGTACAAGAGCAGGGGTACGATCACTTTGGCCCGTCGGGCGAGTGGCAGGGACAAGATGTTGGTGCGGCCTTCGGTGTGATAATGGCCATTGTAGGGGTTTACCAGGACGACTGCATCGCCGGGGACGACAGGTAGAGATTGAACACAGAAATGGTAGTGGTTTGGGTGGCCCCGATCATCGAATTGGGGCCGGCGTAGTCGGTTGAAGGTGTTGACTCGGTCTTGCTGACCGGATGACATGATGGTCGTGGTTGCCGGGACTCCAAGCAATTCTACTGCTGCAGGGGTAATCTTATGAAGCCTGGATGAGATATTCTTTTTGGAACTATCTTTTTGGGTTGGGCTTGTGTGAGAGTGTGTCGTGTTTGTGTTTCGGCGCTGGAAAAGCGGGTCTACAAACTTGAACGCAGTTTCACCAGTCCCGATGCTGGGCGGGTCGATCGTGAGAggtttgttttgtttttgttaagtcttcttttttttttctgttttctcctttttgatCTGCTAGACTCCCAGTTGAGGGGGAAATCTAATAATTTCAGCAGCATTGTTAATCAAGAAGCATCTGCTCTTCGACCAGCTCTCGAGACGGTGAAAAGAACCCCCGTCAGAATCTGAAACAGCGAAGCAAACCTCACGTGCGCCCTGAGAATCTTCGCCTCAGGCCAAAGGTCATCTACGGCTTAATTGAATTGGCAAGGCCAATGTCGTTAAGATTTGCCAACGATACGCTGACGAGGATTGCTTTCCTACAGGGAGCGGCAGGCCATTACTCTCTGGCGAGATACCAGTGGCTCTGCGATTCATTGGATTCGTGAAGAGGGAATACCACAGGGGTGTGGTCCCTGAAAGACAGCAAACTACTACATCTAAATTTCTGAGCTGGTAACCTCTGAACTGCAGACAATTGAAGAAATGCAAAGTTGACCTTTTGTAAAAACCCAGTCTTGTGCACAGTGGGAATCAATTGCGCTTGGTCCATGAGAGCCATGTGCTTACATCGGGTCGGATCACACGTAACCGAGGATAGACCACTTCGGGCCAAGACGGGAATCAGGTGTTGGCCGGCCACTCGCACGAAATGGTGCCATGCATCACCCCATCACATGGCATGGACTCAATGCCTGTCTCAAGGACAAATGCCCTTTTAAGATTTtaacaagaaaaaagaacagaaaaacTGTAAACGAACGGATTACCGACTCGTCAACCGGCAATGTGTGTAGCGTGGTACCCACGCACCACCCGAGGCTATCGTTATCAGATCTTCGACTTTGGACCAGAAGACCCGATCTAGACCGATGATATTCAGAACCGAGAGGGGCTACAGGAAGCAGCGGAAGTTGGTCACCAAATTCTTACTCAGAGACTCCGTTTTCTTTACGATCGGGCTCCGATCGTCTGCAGATGCAGCTTAAAAATCGGCCGAGCCACCACACCGAGAAATAGCCAAATCTGGATCAGACCTCTTGGGCTCCTACTAGCGTCGGGCGAGTGAAAGCAATCATCTCCCTTTGCGAGGGGGGCTAGACACgtggtggagatgatttCCGGTCTCTTGAATGGTGAGAATCAAGCTGCTATCGGTGAACGGTTCGACTGGTGGCTTTGGGCGGGTCCTTggcgagaaaaaaagatctcATCTGATAAGATGGCACAGCGGGCGATTGTGGATTCCATCCACTCAGAGGCACGAatcatttctctctctcggacCATGAACACAAATTGGGTCAATCTTGGCTAAAAGCTCGCCTAGCGGAAAAGTCCAAGAGTCTTGGGAGAACTAGATTTTCTCTAAAAAGCAGCCTAGGTCTCTTTTATCCTTGCTCTGACTCTCTgattttctctttgcttttgtcTTCGCTGCGCTCagtttctcttttcctcttttctatCCTTCCTCACGAGTCACTTACGCTGGGATAATTCCCAGTCGATTGCCCCTTGCATGATGGCCGACAAGTCCGTTGTCACTGCCGACCGCATGGATGAGGTCTCCGAAAAAGTCCCACAGACCACGGAAGCTCCCCGCAGAGATGTGCAGCTGTTTGGTCTCGGGAGTCCCGGTGTGCAGCGAATCGAGGCCATTGCCTCGCAATTCAGTCTGGTAGATCGGGTCTGCCTCTTCCTTGCCATTTTCCTGATTGCCTACGTGTATGGTATCGACGGAACCGTCCGGTACACTTATCAGGTACGTTTCTTGGGCACTCGCAATGCTCATCCTCGACTCCGAGCTCAATAGCAGACAGGATGGGCTAACACAATTCTTTTGTTCTCTGCAGCCACTCGCAACCCAGGGGTTTGGACAGCACAGTCTTCTCGCTACTGTTAACGTTCTTCGCGCGGTCATTGCCGCCGCGGCGCAGGTGCGTTCTATCTTTGTTCCAAGTACACATGTCTGTGAAAATCGAGTTCCAAGGGGCTGACACTCGAGATCGTCAATAGCCTACTGCGGCCAAGATTGCCGATGTCTTCGGTCGAGTCGAGTTGATTGTAGTCTCCATTCTTTTCTACGTGATTGGAACCATCATTGAGGCCTGTGCCAACAACATGCAGGCCTTCTGCGCTGGAGCTGTGATCTACCAGGTTCGTGAATACCAATTGCAAATACCAAAACAGGTCTTTGCCAAGACAGACCCCTAATGCGAAATCATAGATTGGATACACCTGCATCATGTTGCTGGTGGAGGTTCTCATCGCCGATGTCACCTCGACTCGATCACGACTCTTGTTCTCCTACATTCCTACCCTGCCTTTCATCGTGAGTGTCCTTTTCAATCTGGAGCCAACTCATCCAGCATCGTCCGCTCACCATCCGTGCAGATCAATACGTGGATTAGCGGAAACGTGACCTCCTCCGTCCTCTCCGTCACGGGCTGGCGATGGGGCATTGGCATGTTCGGCATCATCTATCCCGTCTGTGCACTTCCCTTGATCGCAGTGCTCCTGCGGGTTCAATCTCGGGCTAAGCGTGCGGGTGTTTTGGGATCCTATCTCACTCCGTTCCA
The window above is part of the Penicillium oxalicum strain HP7-1 chromosome VI, whole genome shotgun sequence genome. Proteins encoded here:
- a CDS encoding Acetylxylan esterase 2, whose amino-acid sequence is MHTKLFAASLLGLGAIAAPLEGSVEKRSCPSIHIFGARETSVSPGYGSAGTVVNSILSAYPGSTAEAINYPACGGQASCGYLSYSNSVQQGINAVTTAVNRFNSECPNSKIVLVGYSQGSEIFDVNLCGGGDPNQGFNNKAVLLSSSAVNMVKAAIFMGDPLFKAGLPYEVGSCAAGGFDARPSGFYCPSASKIQSYCDASDPYCCNGNNAATHQGYGREYGSQALAFVKSKLG